A genomic region of Deinococcus reticulitermitis contains the following coding sequences:
- a CDS encoding PIG-L deacetylase family protein, translated as MTSAQPVNAGPLTLLLIVPHPDDEVYGAAGTLMEMIGAGHPCGLITLTRGEAGRTLGLCDGPEELARMRAVELAACLETIGLTTTPGSLHEQHTFPDKHLQEHDFEALVEVCHEALLRLRPETVLTFPPNGSNGHPDHVTTHRAVKAAWERLPASERPRMWYYASETPPENEALRAQWLPPTLRRDVTPFVTRKLQAIACHRSQALSTVDFIRKFPDRVVTETFYEVDPIPVA; from the coding sequence ATGACCTCTGCTCAGCCTGTCAATGCCGGCCCCCTCACCCTGCTCCTGATCGTTCCCCACCCCGACGACGAGGTCTACGGCGCGGCAGGCACCCTGATGGAGATGATCGGAGCCGGGCACCCCTGCGGGCTGATCACCCTCACGCGTGGAGAAGCGGGGCGCACGCTCGGGCTGTGCGACGGCCCCGAGGAACTCGCCCGGATGCGTGCGGTGGAGTTGGCGGCGTGCCTGGAGACCATCGGCCTGACCACCACGCCAGGAAGCCTGCACGAGCAACACACCTTCCCCGACAAGCACCTCCAGGAGCACGACTTTGAGGCCCTTGTCGAGGTGTGCCACGAGGCGCTGCTGCGGCTGCGTCCGGAAACCGTGCTTACCTTTCCTCCCAACGGCAGCAACGGCCACCCTGACCACGTGACCACCCACCGCGCGGTGAAGGCAGCGTGGGAGCGCCTGCCCGCGTCCGAGCGGCCCAGGATGTGGTACTACGCCAGCGAGACGCCGCCCGAGAATGAGGCGCTGCGGGCACAGTGGCTCCCGCCCACGCTCCGGCGCGACGTGACCCCCTTCGTGACCCGTAAGCTGCAGGCCATTGCCTGCCACCGCTCGCAGGCGCTCTCGACGGTGGACTTTA